Proteins from a genomic interval of Piscinibacter sp. HJYY11:
- a CDS encoding thiol-disulfide oxidoreductase DCC family protein, with translation MSAIYPLTLLYDAACPVCALEMDHLRARNDAGRLVFVDISAPGFDPTPFGASLEAMDAEIHALRADGQLMKGVQVLRLAYEAVDLGWVMRPVGWGPLRGPADVAYRVFARHRRTISRAAAPLIDGVRALRAWQMARRMRQCSGGTCTVHQDEGRTR, from the coding sequence ATGAGTGCCATCTACCCGCTGACCCTGCTGTACGACGCCGCCTGCCCGGTGTGTGCGCTCGAGATGGACCACCTGCGCGCGCGCAACGACGCCGGGCGACTGGTCTTCGTCGACATCAGCGCACCGGGCTTCGACCCCACGCCCTTTGGCGCAAGCCTCGAGGCGATGGACGCCGAGATCCACGCGCTGCGGGCCGATGGGCAGCTGATGAAGGGCGTGCAGGTGCTGCGCCTGGCTTACGAGGCGGTGGACCTGGGCTGGGTGATGCGCCCTGTCGGCTGGGGGCCGCTGCGCGGGCCGGCCGATGTGGCGTACCGCGTGTTCGCGCGCCACCGCCGCACGATCTCTCGTGCCGCGGCGCCGCTGATCGACGGCGTGCGGGCGCTGCGGGCGTGGCAGATGGCGCGCCGCATGCGGCAGTGCTCCGGCGGCACCTGCACGGTCCATCAAGACGAAGGGAGGACACGATGA
- a CDS encoding type II secretion system protein, protein MKGITLIELSVALSILAILAAVMLPRIAELQRAVRVGELRYLHGIVSTRVTLVNIAAKLRAGAPDARACAGGATADNQIKGTGTVCSEHGLVATLHGYPVASQTLGNLGVSAAEMPADRYRVRAHDGRAVFMRADAKEPEACSFTYSQALDATTAAAISVPVVSGC, encoded by the coding sequence ATGAAGGGCATCACGCTGATCGAACTGAGTGTTGCGCTGAGCATCCTGGCCATCCTGGCCGCGGTGATGCTGCCGCGCATCGCCGAGTTGCAGCGTGCCGTGCGCGTGGGTGAGCTGCGCTACCTGCACGGCATCGTCAGCACGCGGGTGACGCTCGTCAACATCGCCGCCAAGCTGCGCGCCGGTGCACCCGACGCCCGGGCCTGCGCTGGCGGCGCCACGGCAGACAACCAGATCAAGGGCACCGGCACCGTGTGCTCGGAGCACGGCCTCGTGGCCACGCTGCACGGCTACCCGGTCGCCAGCCAGACCCTCGGCAACCTCGGCGTCAGTGCCGCCGAGATGCCGGCGGACCGCTACCGCGTCCGCGCGCACGACGGCCGGGCCGTCTTCATGCGCGCCGACGCCAAAGAACCCGAAGCCTGCAGCTTCACCTATTCCCAAGCCCTGGACGCCACGACGGCGGCGGCCATTTCTGTCCCCGTGGTATCCGGATGCTGA
- a CDS encoding prepilin-type N-terminal cleavage/methylation domain-containing protein, with protein MRSQAGFTLAELVIVMIVTGILAVVAVPRMLDMDPFSARGTRDFVGAALRYSQKSAIAMRRNVCVTVAATQLTITYATASGADQACAAGNAVLNPGNNLAYSHADNALPSRAPVSTPTSVIFDAQGRPLSAPSTPRTTALTISVTGYATPLTIEPETGIVR; from the coding sequence ATGCGCTCGCAAGCCGGCTTCACGCTGGCCGAGCTGGTCATCGTGATGATCGTGACGGGCATCCTGGCGGTCGTCGCCGTGCCCCGCATGCTCGACATGGACCCGTTCTCGGCACGCGGCACCCGCGATTTCGTGGGGGCCGCGTTGCGCTATTCGCAGAAGTCGGCGATCGCGATGCGGCGCAACGTGTGCGTGACGGTCGCGGCCACGCAGCTGACCATCACCTACGCCACCGCGAGCGGCGCCGACCAGGCCTGCGCCGCCGGCAACGCGGTGCTCAACCCAGGCAACAACCTCGCCTACAGCCACGCCGACAACGCCCTGCCGAGCAGGGCGCCAGTGTCGACGCCCACCAGCGTGATCTTCGACGCGCAGGGTCGGCCGCTGTCGGCCCCGTCGACGCCCCGCACCACCGCCCTCACGATCTCGGTGACCGGATATGCCACGCCACTCACCATCGAGCCTGAGACCGGCATCGTGCGCTGA
- a CDS encoding endo-1,4-beta-xylanase gives MVQFERLRHTLAPHLAAASACAVLILGVGMGLPAAAAPQKFLGNIIAAHIPPNFNTYWNQITPENSGKWESVEPVRNQMNWTSLDLAYQHARKHGFPFKQHAFVWGSQEPRWIGDLSDKQQAREVEEFMRLYCKRYPDTQYIDVVNEPLSKPPSYAEALGGVGKTGWDWVIWSFQKARQHCPSAKLLINEYSIIDNAGRLGLYVGIVELLKARGLIDGVGIQAHHFSMDTVSTATMRTNLDALAKTGLPIYVSELDMTGDDDTQLARYREKFPVLWTHPAVAGVTLWGYIEGQTWKPGTYLVQDDDVERPSMVWLKEYVRQNPQAVTIQPSKGSAPAGKP, from the coding sequence GTGGTCCAGTTCGAGCGACTCAGACACACCCTCGCGCCGCACCTCGCGGCGGCATCGGCCTGCGCCGTGCTGATCCTGGGCGTCGGCATGGGCCTTCCGGCGGCCGCCGCGCCGCAGAAGTTCCTCGGCAACATCATCGCGGCCCACATCCCGCCCAACTTCAACACCTACTGGAACCAGATCACGCCCGAGAACTCGGGCAAGTGGGAAAGCGTGGAGCCGGTGCGCAACCAGATGAACTGGACCAGCCTCGACCTGGCCTACCAGCACGCCCGCAAGCACGGCTTTCCGTTCAAGCAGCACGCCTTCGTCTGGGGCAGCCAGGAGCCGCGCTGGATCGGCGACCTCTCCGACAAGCAGCAGGCGCGCGAGGTCGAGGAGTTCATGCGCCTCTATTGCAAGCGCTACCCCGACACGCAGTACATCGACGTCGTCAACGAGCCGCTCAGCAAGCCGCCCTCGTATGCTGAAGCGCTGGGCGGCGTGGGCAAGACGGGCTGGGACTGGGTCATCTGGTCGTTCCAGAAGGCACGCCAGCACTGCCCCTCGGCCAAGCTCCTCATCAACGAATACAGCATCATCGACAACGCGGGCCGGCTCGGGCTGTACGTCGGCATTGTCGAGCTGCTGAAGGCGCGCGGGTTGATCGACGGCGTGGGCATCCAGGCGCACCACTTCAGCATGGACACGGTCAGCACCGCCACCATGCGCACCAACCTCGACGCCCTGGCGAAGACCGGCCTGCCGATCTATGTGTCGGAGCTCGACATGACCGGCGACGACGACACGCAGCTCGCGCGCTACCGCGAGAAGTTCCCCGTGCTGTGGACCCACCCCGCCGTGGCCGGTGTGACGCTGTGGGGCTACATCGAGGGCCAGACCTGGAAACCTGGCACCTACCTCGTGCAGGACGACGACGTGGAGCGGCCGTCGATGGTGTGGCTCAAGGAATACGTGCGCCAGAACCCTCAGGCGGTGACGATCCAGCCTTCCAAGGGGTCGGCACCCGCCGGCAAGCCGTGA
- a CDS encoding SDR family oxidoreductase, with protein MRVLVSGATGCVGAAVVHALRARGHAVVEGSRRAVDGRHTMHVDYMQPRSPERWAEALRRERIEAVVNCVGILMPAKGQSFERVHTEGPVELFRGAALAGVNRVLQVSALGVAGDAEALAMPYLRSKLMADDALASLPVDWAVLRPSLVYGPRSQSGALFATLASLPVIALPGRGAQQVQPLHVYELAEAVARLIEQKGEMRAVQELGGPAPLTYRDMLAAYRRAQGLGDALWLPVPRSLMQLLALAAEALPQQVYCRDTLRLLERGNTPADNALPRLLGRQPTTMAQGLKVTAPQPLVDLRVQLSPAAQWIARLSLAFMWLYTALISALLPHESGVLALMARCGFEGPWGVAALVFSCSLNTVLGVLALRQPIPWGMALQAVAVLGYTLTAALNMPELTLDHCGPLVKNLPVLALIVLLWLSAPSARASEARRDPTARGSRPAAAPAPVARLS; from the coding sequence ATGAGAGTTCTGGTGAGTGGTGCGACCGGCTGCGTCGGCGCGGCCGTGGTGCATGCGCTGCGCGCGCGCGGCCATGCGGTGGTGGAGGGCTCGCGCCGGGCGGTCGACGGCCGGCACACGATGCACGTCGACTACATGCAGCCGCGCAGCCCGGAGCGCTGGGCCGAGGCGCTGCGGCGCGAGCGCATCGAGGCGGTCGTCAACTGCGTGGGCATCCTGATGCCGGCCAAGGGGCAGAGCTTCGAGCGCGTGCACACCGAGGGGCCGGTCGAGCTCTTCCGCGGCGCGGCGCTCGCCGGGGTGAACCGGGTGCTGCAGGTCTCGGCGCTCGGCGTGGCCGGCGATGCCGAGGCGCTGGCCATGCCCTACCTGCGCAGCAAGCTGATGGCCGACGATGCGCTGGCCTCGCTGCCGGTCGACTGGGCGGTGCTGCGGCCCTCGCTCGTGTATGGCCCGCGCAGCCAGAGCGGGGCCCTCTTCGCCACGCTGGCGAGCCTGCCGGTCATCGCGCTGCCCGGGCGGGGCGCGCAGCAGGTGCAGCCACTGCATGTGTACGAGCTGGCCGAGGCGGTGGCGCGCCTCATTGAACAGAAGGGCGAGATGCGCGCGGTGCAAGAGCTCGGCGGGCCGGCACCGCTCACCTACCGCGACATGCTCGCGGCGTACCGCCGCGCACAAGGGCTGGGCGATGCGCTGTGGCTGCCGGTGCCGAGGTCGCTGATGCAGCTGCTCGCGCTGGCGGCCGAGGCCTTGCCGCAGCAGGTGTACTGCCGCGACACGCTGCGCCTGCTGGAGCGTGGCAACACCCCGGCCGACAACGCGCTGCCGCGCCTGCTCGGCCGCCAGCCCACGACGATGGCGCAAGGCCTCAAGGTCACGGCGCCGCAGCCGCTGGTTGACCTGCGCGTGCAGCTCAGCCCGGCGGCACAGTGGATCGCGCGCCTGTCGCTCGCCTTCATGTGGCTCTACACCGCGCTCATCAGCGCACTGCTGCCCCACGAGTCGGGCGTGCTGGCCTTGATGGCGCGATGCGGCTTCGAGGGCCCGTGGGGCGTGGCGGCGCTGGTGTTCTCGTGCAGCCTCAACACCGTGCTGGGCGTGCTGGCCCTGCGCCAGCCCATCCCCTGGGGCATGGCGTTGCAGGCCGTGGCGGTGCTCGGCTACACGTTGACCGCGGCGCTCAACATGCCCGAGCTCACCCTCGACCACTGCGGCCCGCTGGTGAAGAACCTGCCGGTGCTCGCGCTCATCGTGCTGCTATGGCTCTCGGCGCCGTCGGCGCGTGCGAGCGAGGCGCGGCGCGACCCCACGGCCCGCGGCTCGAGGCCTGCGGCGGCGCCGGCTCCTGTGGCGAGGCTGTCATGA
- a CDS encoding type II secretion system protein, with amino-acid sequence MKRRCSLHHARGFTLLEAVVVIMLTGIVGVMVSTFVRQPIDAYVDLGRRAELTDAADLALRRMARELRTALPNSVRVDASGTYIEFLPVRSAGRYRAALSTTNTGNILDFGSSSDNSFDVLGPAVTAVAGDQLVVHNLGLPGADAYEGTSRRALTTTGTSLSSLGYTLGGTQFAYASPNQRFHIVGTPVSFGCAPLAGGAGNLRRYAGYAIANTQPTSTLSSQTGVNNVLLTNWVAACSFTYSASATTRNAVVTLRLTLTSGGESITLLQQVHVEGSP; translated from the coding sequence ATGAAGCGCCGATGCTCCCTCCACCACGCACGCGGTTTCACCCTGCTTGAGGCCGTGGTCGTGATCATGCTGACCGGCATCGTCGGCGTGATGGTGTCGACCTTCGTGCGCCAGCCCATCGACGCATATGTCGACCTCGGCCGCCGTGCCGAGCTCACCGACGCGGCCGACCTCGCCCTGCGCCGCATGGCCCGCGAGCTGCGCACGGCGTTGCCGAACAGCGTGCGCGTGGACGCGAGCGGCACCTACATCGAATTCCTGCCGGTGAGGTCGGCCGGCCGCTACCGCGCGGCGCTGAGCACCACCAACACCGGCAACATCCTCGACTTCGGCTCCAGCAGCGACAACAGCTTCGACGTGCTGGGGCCTGCCGTCACCGCGGTGGCCGGCGATCAGCTGGTGGTGCACAACCTCGGCCTGCCCGGCGCCGATGCCTACGAAGGCACCAGCCGGCGTGCGCTCACCACCACCGGCACGAGCCTGTCGTCGCTCGGCTACACGCTCGGCGGCACGCAGTTCGCCTACGCCTCGCCGAACCAGCGCTTCCACATCGTCGGCACGCCGGTGAGCTTCGGCTGCGCACCCTTGGCAGGTGGGGCCGGCAACCTGCGGCGCTACGCGGGCTATGCGATCGCCAACACGCAGCCGACGTCCACCCTTTCCAGCCAGACCGGCGTCAACAACGTGCTGCTCACTAACTGGGTGGCGGCCTGCTCGTTCACCTACAGCGCGAGCGCCACCACGCGCAATGCCGTGGTCACGCTGCGGCTCACGCTCACGAGCGGCGGCGAGAGCATCACCCTGCTGCAGCAGGTCCACGTGGAGGGCTCGCCATGA
- a CDS encoding type II secretion system protein: MNKQRGFTLIELVVVIIILGVLAAVAVPKFTDMSTDARNAATKGVAAAISSGSSLNYAAKAAGNAAAVTVNAANVCTAAILGNFVVTGNGGVTLAAAAPASPTDNDFVVAGTGDCSGTATSATCTVQAAKGTGNAVISSTVFCAR, translated from the coding sequence ATGAACAAGCAACGTGGTTTCACCCTCATCGAACTCGTGGTGGTCATCATCATCCTGGGCGTCCTGGCCGCCGTGGCCGTGCCCAAGTTCACCGACATGTCGACCGATGCACGCAACGCCGCCACCAAGGGCGTCGCGGCGGCCATCTCGTCGGGCTCGTCGCTCAACTACGCCGCCAAGGCCGCTGGCAATGCCGCTGCCGTCACGGTCAACGCCGCCAACGTCTGCACGGCTGCCATCCTCGGCAACTTCGTCGTGACCGGCAACGGTGGCGTGACGCTGGCTGCCGCCGCACCGGCCTCCCCGACCGACAACGACTTCGTCGTGGCCGGCACGGGCGACTGCAGCGGCACCGCCACCTCGGCCACCTGCACCGTGCAGGCCGCCAAGGGCACCGGCAACGCCGTCATCAGCAGCACGGTCTTCTGCGCCCGCTGA
- a CDS encoding DUF6701 domain-containing protein, whose translation MKRLPRLLVAAALAWLIGMPALSWAQTYTATANATTQALYPWIDISTTGTQVPLADDGVSGDLALGFSFTFGSTTYTTVNITANGMLQFGTATSGGYQNSALPLTGSSGEPNIDAAMLPLWDDLNPDGDGSFIRYRSMGVSPNRVFVVSWLAVPYYCSNSGATCNNGHNQTRTIFATFQVQVHEQGHFVYRYGAVDGSGGTHTSGPTISNPLGATVGYELTNADYAQYSYRSASVPNNTTILWQRPVVATTPGGFNAFDTGTAAGSITGFIRTKVAGTAFDLAVVALNSTRTAVLTTFTGDVRVELLDTSDNSGTLNTTTGCRSTWTSVLSTSTLNFATGDAGRDNISHTQSNSWRDVRLRVSYPATGTATVIGCSTDNFAIRPSSFAAFSVTDTNSSTAGTTRTLANTSLTGGNVHKAGQPFTVRATAVNSSGVTTTSYSGTPAASITHCAAGTACGGTLGTLSYSPTNSSGVLTASNATYSEGGAFNLQLVDTSFAAVDASDGSTPAERYITSATQSVGRFVPDHFDFTVTATPQLRTFGSTCTSRSFTYFGQPFGYATLPRATVTARSAGNALVTNYPSSRLGALQATLTNYTFAPATQTLDLAGTTAATSTYVSSGTADVQATSTGHTLTVRRSTTTPQSVLAEAGYSISVDWVVSDPSETLAGVSGNETISGTQSFSDMAFDTASHEFRYGQLRLGSAYGSDLVALAVPLETQYWNGTSFVPNTADHCTTLATSSVSLANFRGGLAACETAPSATSMSFSSGRAAMRLQAPGSGNAGSVDGTVQLGATITAGAVRCSAIGAATSGAVAANLPWLQSKAPGGTTFDQNPSARFSFGQHKSPLIQLREMY comes from the coding sequence ATGAAGCGCCTGCCCCGCCTTCTTGTCGCGGCCGCTCTGGCATGGCTGATCGGCATGCCGGCCTTGTCGTGGGCCCAGACCTACACCGCCACGGCCAACGCCACGACGCAGGCCCTGTACCCGTGGATCGACATCAGCACCACCGGCACCCAGGTGCCGCTCGCCGACGACGGTGTCTCCGGCGACCTCGCGCTCGGCTTCAGCTTCACCTTCGGGAGCACCACCTACACCACCGTGAACATCACGGCCAACGGCATGCTCCAGTTCGGCACGGCCACGTCGGGCGGCTATCAGAACAGCGCGCTGCCGCTCACCGGGAGCAGCGGCGAGCCGAACATCGACGCGGCCATGCTGCCGCTGTGGGACGACCTGAACCCGGACGGCGACGGCAGTTTCATCCGCTACCGCAGCATGGGGGTCAGCCCCAACCGCGTCTTCGTCGTGTCGTGGCTGGCAGTGCCCTACTACTGCTCGAACAGCGGCGCGACCTGCAACAACGGGCACAACCAGACGCGGACCATCTTCGCGACCTTCCAGGTGCAGGTGCACGAGCAGGGCCACTTCGTGTACCGCTACGGCGCGGTGGACGGCTCGGGCGGCACGCACACCTCGGGCCCCACGATTTCCAACCCGCTGGGCGCGACGGTCGGCTACGAGCTGACGAACGCCGACTACGCGCAGTATTCCTATCGCAGCGCCAGCGTGCCCAACAACACGACCATCCTCTGGCAGCGGCCCGTGGTCGCGACGACCCCCGGCGGTTTCAACGCCTTCGACACCGGCACCGCGGCGGGCAGCATCACCGGATTCATCCGGACCAAGGTGGCGGGCACGGCGTTCGACCTGGCGGTGGTCGCGCTCAACAGCACCCGGACCGCCGTGCTCACCACCTTCACCGGCGACGTGCGGGTGGAGCTGCTCGACACCAGCGACAACAGCGGCACGCTGAACACCACCACCGGCTGCCGCTCCACCTGGACCAGCGTGCTCTCCACCAGCACGCTCAACTTCGCGACCGGCGATGCCGGGCGCGACAACATCTCGCACACGCAAAGCAACAGCTGGCGTGACGTGCGGCTACGCGTCAGCTACCCGGCCACCGGCACCGCGACCGTCATCGGCTGCAGCACCGACAACTTCGCGATCCGACCGTCGAGCTTTGCCGCCTTCTCCGTCACCGACACCAACAGCAGCACCGCCGGCACCACGCGCACGCTCGCCAACACGAGCCTCACCGGGGGCAACGTGCACAAGGCCGGCCAGCCCTTCACCGTGCGCGCCACCGCGGTCAACAGCAGCGGCGTGACCACCACCTCCTACAGCGGCACACCCGCGGCATCGATCACGCACTGCGCCGCAGGCACTGCCTGCGGCGGCACGCTGGGCACACTGAGCTACAGCCCCACCAACAGCAGCGGCGTGCTCACCGCCAGCAACGCCACCTACTCGGAAGGTGGCGCCTTCAACCTGCAACTGGTCGACACCAGCTTCGCCGCGGTGGACGCCTCCGACGGCTCCACCCCCGCGGAGCGATACATCACCTCGGCCACGCAGTCGGTCGGCCGCTTCGTGCCCGACCATTTCGACTTCACCGTCACGGCCACGCCGCAGCTGCGCACCTTCGGCAGCACCTGCACATCGCGCAGCTTCACCTACTTCGGCCAGCCCTTCGGCTACGCCACCTTGCCGCGCGCGACCGTGACCGCCCGCAGCGCCGGCAATGCGCTGGTGACCAACTACCCGAGCAGCAGGCTCGGTGCGCTGCAGGCCACCCTCACCAACTACACCTTCGCCCCGGCGACGCAGACGCTCGACCTGGCCGGCACGACCGCCGCAACCTCCACCTACGTCAGCAGCGGCACGGCCGACGTGCAGGCCACCAGCACCGGTCACACCCTCACGGTGAGGCGCTCCACCACCACGCCGCAGAGCGTGCTGGCAGAGGCCGGCTACAGCATCTCGGTAGACTGGGTGGTCAGCGACCCCTCCGAAACGCTGGCGGGTGTCAGCGGCAACGAGACCATCAGCGGCACCCAGAGCTTTTCCGACATGGCGTTCGACACGGCGAGTCATGAATTCCGCTACGGCCAGCTCAGGCTTGGCAGTGCCTACGGCAGCGACCTCGTTGCGCTGGCCGTGCCACTGGAAACGCAGTACTGGAACGGCACCAGCTTCGTCCCCAACACCGCCGACCACTGCACCACGCTCGCGACCAGCAGCGTGTCGCTGGCCAACTTCCGCGGCGGCCTCGCGGCCTGCGAGACCGCCCCGTCGGCCACCAGCATGAGCTTCAGCAGCGGCCGCGCGGCCATGCGGCTGCAGGCCCCGGGCAGCGGCAACGCCGGCAGCGTCGACGGCACGGTGCAGCTGGGCGCCACCATCACGGCCGGCGCGGTGCGCTGCAGCGCCATCGGTGCTGCCACCTCCGGAGCCGTAGCAGCCAACCTCCCCTGGCTGCAAAGCAAGGCCCCCGGCGGCACCACCTTCGACCAGAACCCGAGCGCCCGCTTCAGCTTCGGGCAGCACAAGTCGCCCCTGATCCAGTTGCGCGAGATGTACTGA
- a CDS encoding molybdopterin-dependent oxidoreductase, giving the protein MSAPRPWPHGQRAREDFPRFGMTAFAERGPFEHEPVAVACRGAMQTPLTLTEELLATLPRVEQRSDFHCVTTWSRRGLLWGGWRFADVYRAVLQARGGAAPEVQWVQFRSLDGYRAEMCLEDLLHDDVLLADRLDGRPLGLEHGAPLRLVAPGHYGYKNVKHLKSLELLRSHDEVTPIGPAFMSHDRARVALEERSRVLPAWLARWLFRPVIGMTVARFERATRAVRQRAGQEGG; this is encoded by the coding sequence ATGAGCGCGCCACGACCCTGGCCGCACGGGCAGCGGGCCCGCGAGGACTTCCCGCGTTTCGGCATGACCGCCTTTGCCGAGCGCGGCCCCTTCGAGCACGAGCCGGTCGCGGTGGCGTGCCGGGGGGCGATGCAGACGCCGCTCACGCTCACCGAGGAGTTGCTCGCCACGCTGCCGCGCGTCGAGCAGCGCAGCGACTTCCATTGCGTCACCACCTGGAGCCGGCGCGGCCTGCTGTGGGGCGGCTGGCGCTTCGCCGACGTCTACCGCGCCGTCCTGCAAGCACGTGGCGGTGCGGCGCCCGAGGTGCAGTGGGTGCAGTTCCGTTCGCTCGATGGCTACCGCGCAGAGATGTGCCTCGAGGACCTGCTGCACGACGACGTGCTGCTGGCCGACCGGCTCGACGGCCGCCCGCTCGGGCTGGAGCACGGCGCGCCGCTGCGCCTGGTGGCGCCCGGGCACTACGGCTACAAGAACGTCAAGCACCTCAAGTCGCTGGAGCTGCTGCGCTCGCACGACGAGGTGACACCCATCGGCCCGGCCTTCATGTCGCACGACCGCGCGCGTGTGGCGCTCGAGGAGCGCAGCCGCGTGCTGCCTGCGTGGCTCGCACGCTGGCTGTTCAGGCCGGTGATCGGGATGACGGTGGCGCGGTTCGAGCGTGCGACGCGAGCCGTCCGCCAGCGGGCCGGCCAGGAGGGCGGCTGA
- a CDS encoding GbsR/MarR family transcriptional regulator yields the protein MNLSPTLERFVLHWGEMGTRWGVNRTVAQIHALLYITGRPMHAEEITDTLGVARSNVSNSIRELQGWNLVRLVHIAGDRRDHFETSISVWELARTVIRERQRREIAPTIAVLTELLNDPAISRDPAEAKLRIRETLEFLQTLTAWSDEMLRLDSDTLSKVLKLGARVKKLLGREEPAAATEAPAVTPAHLLGP from the coding sequence ATGAACCTGTCGCCGACCCTCGAACGTTTCGTCCTCCACTGGGGCGAGATGGGCACGCGCTGGGGCGTGAACCGCACGGTGGCGCAGATCCACGCATTGCTCTACATCACCGGCCGGCCGATGCATGCCGAGGAGATCACCGACACGCTGGGTGTCGCGCGCTCCAACGTGAGCAACAGCATCCGCGAGCTGCAGGGCTGGAACCTGGTGCGCCTGGTCCACATCGCCGGTGACCGGCGCGACCACTTCGAAACCTCCATCTCGGTGTGGGAGTTGGCCCGCACTGTCATCCGCGAGCGGCAGCGGCGCGAGATCGCACCGACGATCGCCGTGCTCACCGAACTCTTGAACGACCCCGCCATCAGCCGCGACCCGGCCGAAGCCAAGCTGCGCATCCGCGAGACGCTCGAGTTCCTGCAGACCCTCACCGCCTGGAGCGACGAGATGCTGCGCCTGGACTCCGACACCCTGAGCAAGGTGCTCAAGCTCGGCGCCCGCGTCAAGAAGCTGCTCGGCCGCGAGGAGCCTGCTGCGGCCACCGAAGCCCCCGCCGTCACGCCCGCCCACCTGCTCGGGCCCTGA
- a CDS encoding prepilin-type N-terminal cleavage/methylation domain-containing protein, whose product MPRHSPSSLRPASCADARRERGLSLIELVVAIMIISVSLAGVLMVFSNSVRKSADPMVRKQAVAIAEAMLNEVLAQPFTYCDPQDTANEAATAPTNTAACTGGAAGSQDKGGGALGPQPSTEGRFNATNPFDNVADYAGYATSGVIYGMDDGSNRIVALDGYSVSVSITRAGATFSLAADAALRVDVQVTGKGETITLTGYRFRYAPNSIG is encoded by the coding sequence ATGCCACGCCACTCACCATCGAGCCTGAGACCGGCATCGTGCGCTGACGCCAGGCGCGAGCGCGGCCTGTCGCTGATCGAGCTGGTGGTCGCCATCATGATCATCAGCGTCTCGCTCGCGGGCGTGCTCATGGTCTTCAGCAACAGCGTGCGCAAGAGCGCCGACCCGATGGTGCGCAAGCAGGCCGTCGCCATCGCCGAAGCCATGCTCAACGAGGTGCTGGCTCAACCCTTCACCTACTGCGACCCGCAGGACACAGCCAACGAGGCCGCCACCGCGCCGACCAACACCGCGGCGTGCACCGGTGGGGCCGCCGGCTCGCAAGACAAGGGCGGCGGCGCACTCGGCCCGCAGCCATCGACCGAAGGCCGCTTCAATGCCACCAACCCGTTCGACAACGTGGCCGACTATGCCGGCTACGCCACGAGCGGCGTCATCTACGGCATGGACGACGGCAGCAACCGGATCGTCGCGCTCGACGGCTACTCGGTCTCGGTGAGCATCACCCGCGCCGGCGCGACCTTCAGCCTCGCGGCCGATGCCGCGCTGCGTGTGGACGTGCAGGTCACCGGCAAGGGAGAGACCATCACGCTCACCGGCTACCGCTTCCGGTACGCACCCAACAGCATCGGCTGA